Proteins encoded by one window of Aspergillus chevalieri M1 DNA, chromosome 6, nearly complete sequence:
- a CDS encoding putative origin recognition complex subunit 3 (COG:L;~EggNog:ENOG410PH3F;~InterPro:IPR040855,IPR020795;~PFAM:PF07034;~go_component: GO:0005664 - nuclear origin of replication recognition complex [Evidence IEA];~go_function: GO:0003677 - DNA binding [Evidence IEA];~go_process: GO:0006260 - DNA replication [Evidence IEA]) codes for MDPDFLETEAPDSSRDGLNTQGVYIYRPAKPNKPQNERPSKRRKVESDGQERQDKKPQGTQACPFVPLLNGEESASSVDLRYNAYQRLWSKQEAKIQEVLEDVDSKILEEVSSFVKESSAQVYDGCIPSALMTVGSNVSSLGRLLARLNERLITGGEGGVVVLESGDAPNIKTTLKNIIRGAVTNTEGNDGYQNFLTDREGPRLLAYDLDLLSDYVQRKGATKLVLAFRDSEAFDPNLLTDLLSLLSSWLDRIPFTLLFGISTSVELFEGRLPRSSVALLRGKYFELHEASNCVDRIYEKLQAETDGEFWLGRNITGVLFERTSDYFHTPEAFCRTVKYAYMSHFFANPLAVMFSRDFAGLPHGKLCQTIRNLPSFRRFCEDLVEDGHPKQVRNLLENDAYLFQECSRYLETGQQQMRNIFVAVKMTHAFLKHLNLSKKTGVSDISILALSGELHDSQIVGDILNTMKTLDSDGLKGLLATVPETLADNPQLREVQADFEALLKAYPSSGPLRSGYDSRNSITKATVVQQRVQVTKSKAKQPKQNVEYTQILDRFHATLQAYFAGALVKPQDLFLYELFLLDMKNPLKDTFAPRPRFAIERALSSPFDYLMSTSDTSENRLSAKQPATAILYQLYLESGAIVNAHDLWSAFYAVFESDQGDKCDERVIMALFYRALSELKALGVVKNSRKKVDHIAKTSWAGL; via the exons ATGGACCCCGATTTCTTAGAGACTGAGGCGCCGGACTCGTCCCGGGACGGTTTGAATACTCAG GGTGTGTACATCTACCGACCTGCGAAACCGAACAAACCCCAGAACGAACGGCCTTCAAAAAGACGAAAGGTCGAATCGGATGGTCAGGAGAGGCAGGATAAGAAACCTCAAGGGACCCAGGCGTGCCCTTTCGTGCCGCTTTTGAACGGAGAAGAGAGCGCATCCTCGGTCGATTTGAGATATAACGCCTACCAACGATTGTGGTCCAAACAGGAGGCAAAGATTCAG GAGGTACTCGAGGATGTCGACTCCAAGATACTCGAGGAAGTGTCGAGTTTCGTCAAGGAGTCCTCGGCTCAAGT ATATGATGGCTGCATACCCTCCGCATTGATGACCGTCGGGTCCAACGTTTCTTCCCTCGGCCGACTTTTGGCGCGACTCAACGAGAGATTGATAACAGGTGGAGAGGGAGGTGTGGTCGTATTGGAATCTGGCGATGCGCCCAACATTAAGACGACATTGAAGAATATTATTCGTGGGGCTGTTACAAATACCGAAGGGAATGATGGCTATCAGAATTTCCTCACTGACCGTGAG GGGCCGAGGTTACTCGCATACGATCTTGACCTACTTAGCGACTATGTGCAACGGAAAGGGGCGACCAAATTGGTTCTCGCTTTTCGAGATAGCGAGGCTTTTGACCCTAACTTATTGACGGACCTTCTGTCACTACTGAG TTCGTGGCTTGATCGGATACCGTTTACCTTGCTATTTGGTATCTCAACATCAGTCGAACTCTTCGAAGGGAGACTCCCAAGATCTAGCGTTGCGCTACTTAGGGGCAAATACTTTGAGCTCCATGAAGCGAGCAACTGTGTGGATCGTATATACGAGAAGCTACAGGCTGAAACGGACGGAGAGTTCTGGCTAGGGCGCAACATTACCGGTGTTTTATTTGAACGGACGAGCGACTACTTCCATACTCCTGAGGCGTTTTGTCGAACAGTAAAG TATGCGTACATGTCCCATTTCTTTGCGAATCCGCTGGCAGTTATGTTCTCAAGAGACTTTGCTGGATTGCCTCATGGGAAGCTCTGCCAGACGATCAGAAATTTACCATCTTTCAGAAG GTTCTGTGAGGATCTAGTCGAAGACGGCCATCCCAAGCAAGTGCGGAACTTGCTAGAGAATGACGCATACCTGTTTCAAGAATGCTCGAGATACCTTGAGACAGGGCAACAGCAAATGCGAAACATCTTCGTAGCGGTGAAAATGACCCATGCCTTCCTGAAGCACCTCAATCTCAGCAAGAAAACCGGAGTATCGGACATTTCAATCCTTGCTCTCTCCGGGGAATTGCATGATTCGCAGATCGTGGGAGACATTTTAAATACGATGAAAACGCTCGACTCGGATGGCCTCAAAGGCTTACTCGCGACAGTTCCGGAAACACTGGCAGATAATCCTCAATTGCGCGAAGTCCAAGCAGACTTCGAGGCTTTGTTAAAAGCATATCCAAGTTCAGGGCCTCTGCGGAGTGGATATGACAGCCGGAATTCCATCACAAAAGCCACCGTCGTCCAGCAGCGAGTTCAGGTGACAAAGAGCAAAGCTAAACAACCCAAGCAGAATGTTGAATACACGCAGATCCTCGACCGCTTCCATGCCACGCTCCAAGCATATTTCGCAGGTGCCTTGGTGAAACCGCAGGACTTATTCCTGTACGAACTGTTCCTCCTTGACATGAAGAATCCCTTGAAAGACACCTTTGCACCCAGACCACGGTTCGCAATCGAACGGGCATTGTCTAGTCCTTTCGATTACTTGATGTCCACGTCGGACACGTCGGAGAACAGACTCTCCGCGAAACAGCCCGCGACGGCCATTTTATATCAGCTCTACCTCGAATCCGGGGCTATTGTGAATGCACATGATCTTTGGAGTGCGTTCTACGCCGTGTTTGAAAGTGACCAGGGAGATAAGTGCGATGAACGAGTAATCATGGCACTCTTTTACAGAGCGTTGTCCGAGTTGAAGGCGCTTGGCGTGGTCAAGAATAGCCGGAAGAAGGTGGACCATATTGCCAAAACATCATGGGCGGGATTGTAA
- the NOP14 gene encoding snoRNA-binding rRNA-processing protein NOP14 (BUSCO:EOG092620IA;~COG:J;~EggNog:ENOG410PH17;~InterPro:IPR007276;~PFAM:PF04147;~go_component: GO:0032040 - small-subunit processome [Evidence IEA]): MPPSQLKQLKASLRDSGVLGPQQSKKQKKQNVKSGASAQNRNQREAALQAIRDRFNPFEVKATTKNVKFDYTSRDGGANASKATARPGVTKSLGEERRRATLLREMDRRNKVGGILDRRFGENDPTMTPEERAAERFARESQKKARKESMFNLEDEDEGEFTLTHKGQSLTLDNEQQDDFEGFDDNDMGSQDGLSDSETARKRKRVFVEGEPVVDGAEGEQLPERKKSKHEVMKEVIAKSKFHKAERQQIKEDDADLREELDKGLPDLFEMLRGVKPPPKPEPPKDDFSSMNPERAAVLEGISQQNHEKEYDQRLKQLTFDKRSQPTDRTKTAEEKIAEEAERLKKLEEDRVRRMRGEQPSESENTEDEQSDDEEEDSDEESIPDDAKAFGLQHPTNETHTRPDMGVEDEDDFIIDDDLVETRSNASLEIGDSDIEGFEGESEEESEEEEEEDELINGLTFPGGRSEEASAPADSAQANEKLAYTYPCPEDHESFLHTIKDVPVIDLPTVVQRIRALHHPRLHSDNKRRLGRFAEVLIQHVSYMAEQPEHPPFAILENILRHIHSLAKSHPENVSMAFRARLRKLATERPLNLSPSDLVILTGIAAIFPTSDHFHAIVTPAHLCIARYLGQGAINSLSDFATGAYAASVFLQYQAISKRYMPEFINYVLNALYNLSPQEPRKPFGFFPIRKPEQSVALTTKSKKATPRKLRFWDVTGPESGKEEELKLSLLTTFVNLLSTASDLWTGQSAYTEIFEPAQAVLNQLRKCTTSSAPAIQVSLQSTLDKISSHLSDSRLSRRPLLLHNHKPLAIKTAIPKFEENFNPDKHYDPDRERAEASRLRTEYKRERKGAMRELRKDANFVAREQLREKKEKDAEYEKKYKRLVAEVQNEEGRAANEYEREKRARQGKS, encoded by the exons ATGCCGCCTTCGCAGTTGAAACAGCTCAAGGCCTCTCTACGAGACAGTGGGGTGCTGGGTCCCCAACAGTcgaagaagcaaaagaagcAGAATGTGAAGAGTGGTGCCAGTGCGCAGAATCGAAACCAGCGCGAAGCGGCATTGCAAGCTATCAGAGACCGTTTCAATCCTTTCGAAGTCAAAGCGACGACAAAGAACGTCAAGTTTGATTACACCAGCCGCGACGGGGGCGCAAATGCGTCCAAGGCGACGGCCAGGCCCGGCGTTACCAAGTCGCTAGGCGAGGAAAGA CGTCGCGCTACTCTTCTGCGTGAAATGGATCGGAGAAACAAAGTCGGTGGTATTCTGGATCGCCGTTTCGGTGAAAACGACCCAACGATGACGCCCGAAGAGAGAGCGGCCGAGCGATTTGCCAGGGAAAGCCAGAAGAAAGCGCGCAAAGAGTCCATGTTCAACttggaagacgaggatgagggaGAGTTCACCCTTACACACAAGGGCCAATCTCTTACCTTAGACAACGAGCAGCAAGACGACTTTGAGGGGTTTGATGATAATGATATGGGATCGCAGGATGGTCTATCCGACTCGGAAACCGCACGAAAGAGGAAGCGCGTTTTTGTCGAAGGTGAACCTGTGGTAGATGGGGCGGAAGGAGAGCAGCTGCCAGAGCGAAAGAAATCGAAGCATGAGGTCATGAAAGAAGTCATTGCCAAGTCGAAGTTCCACAAGGCCGAACGGCAGCAGATCAAGGAAGACGATGCCGACCTGCGTGAAGAATTAGACAAGGGTCTCCCTGATCTCTTCGAAATGCTGAGGGGCGTGAAGCCGCCACCAAAGCCAGAGCCTCCGAAGGACGATTTCTCGTCAATGAACCCCGAACGTGCGGCTGTATTAGAGGGCATTTCTCAACAGAATCACGAGAAAGAGTACGACCAGCGCTTGAAACAATTGACTTTCGACAAGCGGTCCCAGCCAACGGATCGTACTAAAACAGCCGAGGAGAAGATTGCTGAAGAAGCTGAGAGGCTCAAGAAACTCGAGGAAGATCGAGTTCGGAGAATGCGCGGTGAGCAACCGAGTGAATCTGAGAATACGGAAGATGAGCAGTcagatgatgaggaggaggattcCGATGAAGAATCAATTCCCGACGACGCGAAAGCTTTTGGATTGCAACATCCTACGAATGAGACCCACACTCGTCCCGATATGGGAGtcgaagacgaggacgattTCATTATCGATGATGATCTCGTTGAGACCAGGTCCAATGCCAGCTTGGAGATTGGGGACAGTGACATTGAGGGTTTTGAGGGAGAGTCCGAGGAAGAgtccgaggaagaagaagaggaggatgagctCATCAATGGGCTCACCTTTCCTGGGGGCCGGTCTGAAGAGGCTTCAGCTCCTGCCGATAGCGCACAAGCAAACGAGAAACTGGCATACACGTATCCTTGTCCCGAGGACCATGAGAGTTTCTTACACACTATCAAGGACGTACCGGTGATAGATCTCCCGACGGTTGTTCAGCGAATTCGTGCGCTACATCATCCCCGTCTTCACAGCGACAACAAGCGAAGATTAGGCCGGTTCGCAGAGGTCCTCATCCAACACGTCTCGTACATGGCAGAACAACCCGAACATCCTCCTTTCGCCATCCTGGAAAATATTCTTCGACACATCCACTCGCTGGCCAAGAGTCATCCGGAGAATGTCAGCATGGCTTTCAGGGCTCGTCTCCGCAAACTGGCCACCGAGCGGCCGCTGAATCTCTCCCCAAGCGACCTGGTCATTTTGACAGGCATTGCAGCGATCTTCCCAACATCAGACCACTTCCATGCCATTGTGACGCCAGCTCATCTGTGTATTGCGCGGTACCTTGGACAGGGAGCTATCAACTCGCTCTCTGACTTTGCTACAGGTGCCTACGCAGCCAGTGTGTTCCTGCAGTACCAGGCTATTTCGAAACGATACATGCCCGAATTCATCAACTACGTCCTGAACGCACTCTACAACCTTTCCCCCCAGGAGCCCAGAAAGCCCTTTGGCTTCTTCCCCATCAGAAAGCCCGAGCAATCCGTGGCCCTCACAACAAAATCCAAGAAAGCCACCCCCCGAAAACTCCGCTTTTGGGACGTCACAGGCCCCGAATCCggcaaggaagaagaactcAAACTATCCCTTCTAACCACCTTCGTAAACCTCCTCTCCACCGCCTCCGACCTCTGGACCGGCCAATCCGCCTACACCGAGATCTTCGAACCCGCACAAGCCGTCCTCAACCAACTCCGCAAATGCACCACCTCCTCAGCCCCCGCAATCCAAGTCTCCCTACAATCCACCCTCGACAAGATCTCCTCCCACCTCTCAGACTCCCGTCTCTCTCGCCGCCCgctcctcctccacaaccACAAGCCGCTTGCCATCAAGACTGCTATCCCGAAGTTCGAGGAGAACTTCAACCCGGACAAGCACTACGATCCGGACCGCGAGCGCGCGGAGGCCAGCCGTCTGCGTACCGAGTACAAGCGCGAGCGGAAGGGCGCTATGCGCGAACTGCGCAAGGATGCGAACTTTGTTGCGAGGGAGCAGTTGcgcgagaagaaggagaaggatgcAGAGTACGAGAAGAAGTACAAGAGGCTTGTCGCGGAGGTGCAGAACGAGGAGGGGAGAGCGGCCAACGAGTacgagagggagaagagagcGCGGCAGGGGAAGTCTTAA
- a CDS encoding uncharacterized protein (COG:S;~EggNog:ENOG410PPF0), giving the protein MSFQSSDKLLWLCLGVSLFFAVRGIATDLRRVHDLTEIKHVEKEDKMINEGTEDVLKLDTLLKLSESTSYDLRAAALRIISERATKGQTRDLLLEDVASKDHKRRGKALNAMWFLVSNRALSRTSVCVRLKDPPTYTAIVDCLCNFLEEHTEETCTTVSPILPKTRPLGEKKALSILNAVLQEDIPAALEAGVLSRWLTKYPFPCALAEPSRRQDVVILMKSWWTDDPVMSSIFGILSSHPDGKKQLRKHGLMGSMMEENDDDDDVDSDVWMIDGEDTAGSSRYSGPRVREGTAEEQAVRRRRREAMVLSDGEHPLGNEDIIQLPLQSS; this is encoded by the exons ATGTCTTTTCAATCAAGCGATAAGCTGCTATGGCTATGCCTTG GCGTCTCGTTATTCTTTGCCGTCCGCGGAATCGCAACAGATCTCCGTCGGGTGCATGATCTAACAGAGATCAAGCATGTCGAGAAAGAAGATAAGATGATTAATGAAGGCACGGAAGATG TCCTCAAATTAGACACACTTCTAAAGCTCTCCGAGAGTACAAGCTATGACCTTCGTGCGGC GGCATTGCGCATCATTTCTGAACGAGCTACGAAAGGTCAAACCCGAGATTTGCTTTTAGAAGACGTTGCGAGCAAAGACCACAAGCGGCGCGGTAAAGCACTCAATGCCATGTGGTTTCTGGTATCCAATCGAGCAC TTTCTCGAACCTCCGTGTGTGTCCGATTGAAAGACCCTCCCACGTACACGGCTATTGTCGACTGTCTCTGCAATTTCCTCGAGGAACATACCGAAGAAACCTGTACTACGGTGTCACCCATCCTTCCGAAAACGAGACCGCTAGGCGAAAAGAAAGCCCTAAGCATACTCAATGCTGTCCTGCAAGAAGACATACCCGCCGCATTGGAAGCCGGAGTACTTAGCCGGTGGCTAACGAAATACCCGTTTCCATGCGCACTGGCCGAACCGTCGCGGCGACAGGATGTGGTGATTCTTATGAAATCTTGGTGGACGGATGACCCAGTCATGAGCTCGATATTCGGCATACTCTCTTCTCACCCGGATGGGAAAAAGCAATTACGGAAACATGGCCTGATGGGCAGTATGATGGAAGAgaacgatgatgatgacgatgtcGATAGCGATGTGTGGATGATTGATGGAGAAGATACAGCTGGGTCGAGTCGATACTCTGGGCCACGGGTGCGTGAAGGAACTGCAGAAGAACAAGCTGTGCGAAGGCGCCGGAGGGAAGCCATGGTTTTGAGTGACGGAGAACATCCACTTGGGAATGAGGACATAATACAGCTTCCTCTTCAGAGCAGTTGA
- a CDS encoding putative triacylglycerol lipase (CAZy:CE10;~COG:T;~EggNog:ENOG410PM0V;~InterPro:IPR019826,IPR019819,IPR002018,IPR029058;~MEROPS:MER0033198;~PFAM:PF00135,PF00326;~SECRETED:SignalP(1-22)), which produces MATMSFSGRFFALFCLASLVSALDTVVDLGYAKYRGQSPSNGTVEWLGIRYAAPPVGNLRFAAPQDPEKKDGVQSANEHGPICIPTESYPVPSGTSEDCLYLDVYAPAQTRNTTKLPVFVWIQGGGFNSLAGPNYNGTGLIQAADKGIVVVTINYRVGPYGFLAGEEIKKGGSINNGLKDQIKALEWVQKHISKFGGDPKHVVLGGASAGAASINLLLGAYGGRNDGLFHGAAIDATSFASMRNVEQNQFTYDNLAIRTGCASHNDTLACLRNLDIADLQRENINTPLPNAQNAPLYMYGPTIDNDLVPDLTYRLFHQGHFIKVPVIFGDVTNEGTAFVPKNTSDVGDADTFIQSQFPQVKLEHLAKINELYLQPNRTQDFPNSGPYWRPASNAYGDMRYTCPGMDMSTIFAKAGAPSWYYKYDVQDPDTIKSGVGVPHTVDINAVFGPDYVSGSAPASYRTSNAPIVPVVQGYWTSFIRSFDPNKHRQSGSPEWKGWNSGNGHQRLYIRTGHTKMETVSTRQREKCDYLVSIGEALWQ; this is translated from the exons ATGGCTACCATGTCATTTTCCGGGCGATTTTTCGCTCTTTTTTGCCTTGCTTCGCTTGTGTCAGCGTTGGATACTGTAGTTGACTTGGGTTATGCAAAGTATCGTGGCCAGTCGCCTTCGAATGGCACCGTTGAATGGCTGGGGATTCGATATGCTGCTCCCCCAGTAGGAAACTTGCGGTTTGCGGCTCCTCAAGATCCGGAAAAGAAGGATGGAGTACAATCTGCTAATGAG CACGGCCCTATTTGTATCCCAACTGAATCATACCCCGTTCCTAGCGGCACCTCAGAAGACTGTCTCTACTTAGATGTCTATGCTCCTGCTCAGACTAGGAATACCACAAAGCTGCCAGTTTTCGTCTGGATCCAAGGTGGTGGTTTCAACAGTCTTGCAGGTCCAAATTATAATGGGACCGGGCTGATCCAAGCAGCGGACAAAGGCATCGTGGTGGTCACTATCAACTATCGCGTTGGTCCATATGGGTTCTTAGCCGGGGAAGAAATTAAGAAAGGAGGGAGTATCAACAATGGTTTAAAAGATCAGATCAAGGCTCTCGAGTGGGTGCAGAAGCATATCAGCAAA TTCGGAGGCGACCCAAAACACGTCGTCCTAGGAGGTGCCAGTGCAGGAGCTGCCTCTATCAACCTGCTCCTCGGAGCGTACGGTGGAAGAAACGACGGTCTATTCCACGGTGCTGCCATAGACGCGACAAGTTTCGCCAGCATGCGCAATGTAGAACAAAACCAATTCACCTACGACAACCTTGCCATCCGAACCGGTTGCGCCAGCCACAACGATACCCTAGCATGTCTACGCAACTTGGACATCGCAGACCTGCAGCGCGAGAACATCAACACTCCTCTCCCTAATGCCCAGAATGCCCCGCTTTACATGTACGGACCGACCATCGACAACGACCTGGTCCCAGATCTTACCTACCGTCTCTTCCACCAGGGCCACTTTATCAAAGTCCCAGTGATCTTCGGCGACGTCACAAACGAGGGCACCGCATTCGTACCCAAGAACACATCCGACGTCGGCGACGCGGATACCTTCATCCAAAGCCAATTCCCCCAAGTCAAACTCGAACACCTCGCCAAGATCAACGAGCTATATCTCCAACCAAACCGAACACAAGACTTCCCAAACTCCGGTCCCTACTGGCGTCCCGCCAGCAACGCCTACGGTGACATGCGCTACACCTGTCCGGGGATGGACATGTCCACTATCTTCGCCAAGGCTGGTGCCCCAAGCTGGTACTACAAGTACGACGTGCAAGATCCGGATACTATCAAGTCTGGCGTGGGTGTTCCGCATACAGTTGATATCAACGCTGTCTTTGGCCCTGATTACGTATCGGGTAGCGCACCGGCTTCGTACCGAACGTCAAATGCGCCGATTGTCCCAGTTGTGCAAGGGTATTGGACTAGTTTTATTAGAAGCTTTGATCCGAATAAGCATCGGCAATCGGGGAGTCCTGAGTGGAAGGGCTGGAACAGTGGTAATGGACATCAGCGGTTGTATATACGCACTGGCCATACCAAAATGGAGACTGTTTCTACAAGACAGCGGGAGAAATGTGATTATTTGGTGAGCATTGGGGAGGCTTTGTGGCAGTGA
- a CDS encoding pentatricopeptide repeat protein (COG:S;~EggNog:ENOG410PQ0K;~InterPro:IPR002885,IPR011990;~go_function: GO:0005515 - protein binding [Evidence IEA]), translating into MLRQAAQGARWYQHVTRRSSSIPSLPLPRTPPVITRRSVHYGGPDDKVRFYEQVTPGSKTRRKVNPEAEENVEREEVEEKLSRVKQELRILEEGPFGPNSEFMKSLPDKDRVIALEALRKHAVQRGQQDTDGGLDQVFDDELDEILREEFEGFAEEEENWQAHREDGEDEKPVVTRPYEVMLPDEESHSYVDRFNERLQQFAHNKSNEPLRQELWKWYRRCKQVVPGFLEAMPEEARYLVWDSQVSGQIAKDTRAAHLQALAEDAAITGKNMTTPHTISYITSLHESGKTNQALDQWETYQNELSQRKEDLEAYWKLGVRLFAAEDNPQRAQDIALAFLANDQTRQPRILKPVIVAWGRQPEKEAGIKAWTLYLQLKIFLGPDMTMEDYDHISIGLLKAGRFELAIAVFKDMMVTGKDPADDSTALYKAAIGFAGNLHASSINERQVNRVSLSTLTLIPRRFQNRFFYASWIKKLIGMGEVDSAASVIELMYERGVKPDSKHLNGLMAAWLRDGSPSARTRAESLAWAMIQQRIDLVWDREGTPGQAPRLSLGQQTDPRIRVPKWMQRTVPPGNIETFSILLLHYTRKGDNDMTDYLIKRLEDSRIKPNSYFMNHLLYAELRRQDLRSLWHKFRTMSATIQPDLETYACLWDCGKLQYDRGRTAFETNFPTARQLFAEMVAWYTSLSPRAKSTTQDEFSKDFYNQIIRCFCFSKDLPGTLVAMHTLRTIFNVYPDDITARLIILQVSRLASVPADTPKRRLRRLSSTPRSRENISQVQRLVDILSQRKAAELEEKGLSLSNMDPHEHNECQLEIMADLLRIVMGRMGEQSQVEGQVLSVAGEMGASDVDLGTPLGEESRSLL; encoded by the coding sequence ATGCTCCGCCAAGCCGCTCAAGGAGCTCGGTGGTATCAACACGTGACCCGCAGAAGCTCGTCGATTCCATCTCTTCCTTTGCCACGGACACCTCCGGTCATAACACGGCGCTCTGTTCACTATGGCGGCCCTGACGATAAGGTTCGCTTCTACGAGCAAGTTACCCCGGGAAGCAAGACAAGGAGGAAAGTTAACCCCGAGGCGGAAGAGAACGTCGAGCGGGAGGAAGTGGAAGAGAAGCTCTCTAGGGTTAAACAGGAACTGCGGATCCTAGAAGAGGGTCCCTTTGGTCCCAATAGCGAGTTTATGAAGAGCTTGCCCGACAAGGACCGGGTCATTGCTCTTGAGGCGTTACGGAAACATGCGGTGCAAAGAGGCCAACAAGATACCGACGGTGGACTTGACCAAGTATTCGACGATGAATTGGATGAGATATTGCGGGAAGAGTTTGAGGGATttgcggaggaggaagaaaattGGCAAGCGCACAGGGAAGACGGCGAGGACGAAAAGCCAGTAGTCACAAGGCCTTATGAGGTGATGCTGCCCGATGAAGAGAGTCATTCCTATGTCGATAGATTCAATGAACGCCTACAGCAGTTCGCGCACAACAAATCAAACGAACCGTTGAGACAGGAGTTATGGAAATGGTACCGCCGTTGCAAACAAGTGGTTCCGGGATTCTTAGAGGCGATGCCGGAGGAAGCTAGGTATTTAGTATGGGATTCCCAGGTCTCTGGTCAGATCGCGAAAGATACGCGAGCAGCGCATTTGCAGGCTTTGGCCGAAGATGCAGCGATAACCGGAAAGAACATGACTACCCCTCATACTATTTCATATATCACATCGCTTCACGAGAGTGGCAAAACGAATCAGGCCTTGGACCAGTGGGAGACATACCAGAATGAGCTGAGCCAGCGGAAGGAGGATTTGGAAGCATACTGGAAACTCGGGGTGCGTCTTTTCGCAGCGGAGGATAACCCTCAAAGGGCCCAGGACATTGCTTTGGCTTTTCTGGCAAATGATCAGACTCGCCAGCCTCGCATTCTCAAACCCGTTATCGTGGCTTGGGGACGACAGCCTGAGAAGGAAGCGGGGATAAAAGCTTGGACGCTATACTTGCAGCTAAAGATTTTCCTCGGCCCTGATATGACCATGGAAGACTACGATCATATCAGCATTGGTCTTCTCAAGGCAGGTCGATTTGAGCTTGCTATCGCTGTCTTCAAGGATATGATGGTGACGGGCAAAGATCCAGCAGACGATTCGACTGCACTGTACAAAGCTGCCATAGGATTTGCAGGCAACTTGCATGCATCCAGCATTAATGAGCGACAAGTCAACAGAGTGTCACTGTCTACATTGACCTTGATACCTCGACGGTTCCAAAATCGCTTTTTCTACGCCAGTTGGATAAAGAAACTCATCGGTATGGGAGAAGTGGACTCCGCGGCATCAGTCATCGAACTGATGTACGAACGAGGCGTGAAGCCGGATTCAAAACACCTCAACGGTCTCATGGCAGCCTGGCTCCGCGATGGAAGCCCATCAGCTAGGACAAGAGCTGAGAGCTTAGCATGGGCCATGATCCAACAACGGATTGATCTAGTATGGGATCGTGAGGGAACTCCCGGACAGGCACCGCGGTTATCGTTGGGCCAGCAGACGGATCCTCGGATCCGTGTACCCAAATGGATGCAACGAACAGTGCCACCGGGCAACATCGAGACATTCTCgatccttctccttcactACACCCGCAAAGGCGACAACGACATGACGGACTACCTGATCAAACGTCTGGAGGACTCACGAATCAAACCGAATTCGTACTTCATGAACCACCTGCTATACGCGGAGCTACGAAGACAGGACCTCCGTTCCCTCTGGCACAAGTTCCGAACCATGTCCGCCACCATCCAACCCGATCTAGAAACCTACGCCTGCCTCTGGGACTGCGGAAAGCTTCAATACGACCGCGGCCGCACGGCATTCGAAACAAACTTCCCAACCGCCCGCCAGCTCTTCGCAGAAATGGTCGCATGGTACACCAGCCTCTCACCACGCGCCAAATCCACGACGCAGGATGAATTTTCCAAAGATTTCTACAACCAAATCATccgctgcttctgcttctccaagGATCTTCCCGGCACGCTAGTGGCCATGCATACTCTCCGAACAATCTTCAACGTCTACCCCGATGACATAACAGCACGTCTGATCATCCTCCAAGTCTCCCGTCTAGCCAGCGTACCAGCCGACACACCCAAACGCCGTCTCCGCCGCCTGTCGAGCACACCGCGCAGTAGAGAAAATATAAGTCAAGTCCAGCGCCTCGTCGATATCCTTAGTCAACGGAAAGCCGCTGAGCTTGAGGAGAAGGGTCTGAGTCTCTCGAACATGGACCCGCACGAACACAACGAGTGTCAACTGGAGATCATGGCTGATTTGCTGCGAATTGTTATGGGGCGTATGGGCGAGCAGAGTCAGGTGGAAGGTCAGGTTTTGAGTGTTGCTGGTGAGATGGGTGCTTCGGATGTTGATCTTGGGACGCCGTTGGGGGAGGAGAGTAGGTCTCTTCTGTGA